A segment of the Pieris napi chromosome 5, ilPieNapi1.2, whole genome shotgun sequence genome:
AGCATAGATAATTTACTGGCTATAGTATTTTGTAAATCTTTGTCTTCTTGAAGAAACGCAggcaaaaaaatatcacttatCGCTTTGCTAGttgatataattttgttactcAATAGTAAGGGTACTAGATGTATcacctgaaaaataaaaaaattacctataaAATGTAAGACACAAAAAATTCAGATCagagtattatttataacatgtatggtcaataatattttttttttaaattcacctGTAATCTTGCAGATTTACTTCTCAACAGCGAGCTATAGAAGGTGACTATCAATTTGTTCCATGCGTCTGTAACTTTacctaatactaatttattgatcaacaaatattttaacaccACAGCCTTAACTTGGTCACTGAATAATAAATTCTGCTCGGAGAAGTGTTCATGACATTGTAGACATATTATTTGGAAAATTACAGCAACCTCCTCCTTTGTTACGCGCtcagttaataaatttatgccAAGAATCACTTccattgttaatttaatagtaTCTAGATCCTCCAGCATAATACTTctgttttttatcttttttatgaATGTTGTCCATACAGATCTTTTGATTTctctatttaaaatttcaaattctTTGAATGTTTGCTTTCTATATGCACTATGAACATattgcaataattttaatgcaaTTCTACATCTTTGTAAATGATGTGTGGTTATAAATTCATCATGTGAATCTTCACACAACTTAACTGACTTTATAACttctattatttcattataaaaccAGTTTTCTTCTAGCACAGACTTATTTGTTTCATCAGATAAAGTGGCTAATAtgctttttgtataatatttatgtaaattttcaatttcacACTCATCTCGGTTTTGAATTTCAAGTATATCTTTAGGAAATTCTACAATATTGCTGAGAGATAGgcaaaataatttcaagtCTCTACTAAATAATTTGCTATTCGTCCTATTTAGAACTATTGTacagatatttaatattatgtctaGATTTCTCTTATCAGGGTGGTGGtgtataattttcaataacttaagaagtaataaatttaaactactGAGGTGCCTATCAGTAATTTCTcctttttcatataaaacagcAACAGATTGAACAAATGTTTCTATTAGatgcaaaaaatttaattgtacacTTTCATAATCTAAATGAAAATCTATTATAGATACACTTTTTATGTTGGATATAAGTTcaacaaaaaatctaaaacatactattttaatatcaatactGAAATTTTCCAACATATTCAAAGCTAAATGAAATAAGTTTCTATTCACCCCTTTCTTTTCATATATCAGGGTGGGGGGGATGCTTTCTGATAGCAGTTGTAGAACTATATCTATTAAgtttttacatgtttcaatatttttgatgCAGACATATATTGGCTCCAAGTTAAGGTTTACTTGTGGAATATTAACATTGTCAGGTGTAAAGTTCTTAAGGACAACTTCAGTGTTGTCTTTAGGAAATTCCTTATAGAACTGTGTTAGTTTTTGcagtatcaaataatattcttcATGTAACTTATGAAAAAATGATGCTTTATTCATACATAACACagttaatacttttaattggGCATCTTTACTTGCAGAGTGAATTctgtaacaaattatttttagttatctaTAGTAGTATTATAGAATATTGCTagaataatatccaaatttttCTGACCTTTGAAGTTCAGGTACAGAACATACAAAGAATAGTCTTCCCAACAACCATGTATTGAAGGCAGAATAATAAACTTCTAGGCACTTTGAACAACCGGGACGGGGTACTAATACTTCCGATCGGTCTCtggaatgaaaaaaatatgtgggATAGAATAACAAATCAgatcaaattaataataactcaGTTACCTATAACCTTACCCAGagagttttaatattgatgTTAACAATCGATCCAGACCATCTTCTGCATGATCTAAATTATTGAACAAGACCATTGTGGGCACATTAAACATTTGCCAAACTGCAAAAGTTCGATCTTGGTTTTCCTCTTCCATTGCAATTAGTTTTACGTTTTATCCAATTATTCATACAAacagtatatacatatttattagaGAACAAGGTAAGGCAAAACAATTCGAAATTTAACTTCTGTACTTtgtaaacatataatattaacatataaattattagtcgTCTGTTCTGTAGATTTCAGAATACACTGtttgtgtttataaaattcatCTCATCTTTTCGCGGGAATCTACTTTTTTTCGGCCAAAGGGCAGACTAAAGCTTTTCGACCATATCACTCGAATAGCCtacgtaattattaattttattaatatagtaagTTATCGGATCTGCAGATTATGGACTTTCGTTTTTCGGATCGTCTTAAACTTGAAGTGAAAcgtctttaggcgcatgagggtaatttttttacggaacgttacgaagatgtgcagcgtttttttGGAAGAAatgggagagagcgattgggaccgattgagagagagtgagaagggtgaatacacattaaaaaccttatagaaattctatttttaaaattaaaattttgtaaagagATTATAACTTCTAAGATCCTTCCTTTACCCTATCATTATTAGTATCAATTAAAAGCTCAATTAATAagctttcaaaaaaaataagcatTTGTTTacggaaaataaaaaaaaaacactttgaTTAAATGTGGCGATGTACGCGTTTGGAGGCTCACTAATTGTACCACCCTGGACGCGTATAAAACGAGGGGTAAAAGTCAATTATGGGTTATTCGCTATCCAGACGTCACACCTGAAGAGCTTCGACAAGAAAAAACCCAATGAAAATGGATACCATGGCAAAGAAGCAGCTCAAGTGGTGGCCCTACTGCAAATCGGACTACGGCGGGTTGAAGTTGCTCGGCAACTGAAAATCAGCCGATTTCGAGTGCAACGGGTATACCAACGGTTCCAAGAGACTGGAGGTTACATCAGGAGACATGGATCCGGGAGACGTCGCTGCCCTACCGTCAGAGGTGATCGCTTCATTGTGTCGACGTCTTTGCGGAATCGCTTCTCCAACGCTGTGGAGCTGCAGCAGCGGCTTTGAGCTACTCGAAGGACAGCTGACAGCGTCTCCACTATCAGAAGAAGGCTGTGAGAGAAGAATTTGCTGCCCCGGAGAGCTGCTACAGGCCCCCAATTGACTGCCATCCACCGGACGAAAAGGAAGCGATTTTACGAAACGCACGTGCCGTGGACATTCGACCAGTGGAGGAATGTCCTATTCTCTGACGAAACACGAGTGTGCCTGTACACCAACAGCATGCGTAAGAGAGTCTACAGGCGACCAGGGGAGCGTTTCACACCAGCCTGCACCGTGGAAACCGTCGGGTATGGAGGAGGATCCTGCATGTTCTACGGCGGCATTTCTATCGACGGCAAGACAGACCTCCTGTGCGTCTCCAGAGCTGGAGATGGTCGCGGCCAGGGGTCTCTGACTGCCCACCGGTATATCACCGAGGTTTTGGAGGAGCATGTGGTCCCATGTGCAGGTTTTGTCGGCGCCAACTTCGAGTTCATGCACGACTACGCCCGGTGCCACACAGCCTTGATTGTCAAGGACTACCTACGTCGAGTTGGCATCAAGGTTATGGACTGGCCAGCAAGAAGCCCCGACCTCAATCCTATCGAGCACCTCTGGGTCGAGCTGAAACGGCGAGTTCGGGCCCGTAATCCAGCTCCTGCCACTCTCGATGAGCTTTGAGATGCCGTCATCGAGGAGTGGGACAACATTCCCCAGGAACACGTCGTGACGCTCATCAGTTCCATGACTGACCGCTTGGTAGCTGGTCGGAGGGCTAGAGAAGGCAACAGTAGGTTTTAAGACTAATTTTTAAGGATtgtcattgtttatttttaatttttgtattgttccttttatttgtaattttgatcAGAATACACATTGTTTCACATTTTCCCAGAAgtttctttttgaagtgaaacttctttagaatcgttgtgatttcaaaccggatgcaacggaaaaagcgacagacacataaattaataggatttggcgtgggagagagtgagaaatcgacagtaaaaagagacagacacataaattaataggatttggcgtgggagagagtgagaaagcgacagtaaaaagagacagacacataaattaataggatttggcgtgggagagagtgagaaagcgaCAGGTAAGAgacacaaatacaaaaatgtgtaggATGAAGCCAGGAAAGAATGtgtatactatttttaaactttatctaagttaacttaactttatttaatcaatttctgTAAAGCTGCATATAGTAAATCATTTTTCGTAAAAcaaaggtcataaagaagtttcacttctgacctgtgtacactagtacacgcatacattttttttataggggTGGTGGCCAATTTCCTACCGTTTTCAAATAAGGGATTTCATTAGCTTTCAAATGATACGAATAATGATAGGGTACAGGAAGGATCTTCGGAGTTATAATCGCTTGACACAAATTTTAGGAAAGGTGCGATTTTTTTGACGCCGAGTGTTGTATTAGTATTTtctgcaaaataatttattaaaatctcatgaattttttttctcataGCAATATTAGTGGCATACAGATATACATTAtgaagttatgtcaatcattCGCTATCTCACATGCTGTATGCTGATGCCTGGTCTATAGTCTATACCATAGTCCGTCTATGCATAAAACGGTGAATCTAAAAAACATTGAAGGAGTTTTTACCAATAGAATTTTAGCAGCAACAAACTGTAGAAAGGAAgagacaaatttatatttgacacAATGAACCCTAAATGcctaacataatatttattttatgttgacAACCGCTTTGTCaagtacattttaaaacaGAAGCACATTGTTTTATTCCTTCAGTTTATAGATTTCCTatgaataaacacaatttattttgtttaagactttattgtttatattcatataagaaataatcataacttacaataatattaatacaaaccaattatttgcaaagaaaatataatagtttttaaatgttttcaataTATTACTAAATCAATTTCTAAATTCACTActcatagttatttttatactttatcacatttacatacattacaaTAACATATCTATATCTAGTACGTAATTTTGcgtaataagtatttaaaaaatgtcgaAACCTATAACAGCAACCAATGAAATTAAAACCTTGAAGCATCTCTACTAAAAattctacataatattttaaatattttgttgtgtATAATCTAAATCCCTactattttatacatacaatagCACTTTTTGATTGATTCAGTCAAAACTTATAAGTTCTGCagtgttattattactttccGATTTGTTCATCAATGTTTGGACTTGTTGACTTTGATTTGCAACAGTTTGTGGATTTTGAGGATTGTTACCAAAGTTCTGTTGCATTTTCATAGGCTGCTGCATGTTTTGTTGAGGCATATTTGCATGCTGTTGCATACTTGGAGGTTGCTGCAAATTTTGATGAGGCATATTTGGAATCTGTTGCATATTTTGAGGTGGCACATTTGAAGGTTGTTGCTGCATATTTTGAGGTTGCTGCTGCATATTTTGAGGTTGCTGCTGCATACTTTGAGGTGCCATATTTGGAGGTTGTTGCTGCATATTTTGAGGTTGCTGCTGCATATTTTGTGGTTGCTGCTGCATACTTTGAGGTGCCATATTTGGAGGTTGTTGCTGCATATTTTGAGGTTGTTGTTGTATATTTTGAAGTGGCATGTTTGGAGGTTGCTGCTGCATATTTTGAGGTGGCATGTTTGGAGGTTGTTGCTGCATATGTTGAAGTGGCATGTTTGGTGGTGGTTGCATATTATGAGGCAAATTCGGAGGCTGCTGCATGTTTTGAGGCAATTGTTGATTCTGAGGGCCCATTGGTTGTCCTTGTTGCATACTTTGTGATGGATGCAAATGTTGTAGCACCGATGAAGGCACCATGTTATTGGGGTTAATTTGTTGCACACTTTGGTTGGGCATATTTTGTACAATTGGAGCACCGGGATTCATCTGAGGGTTTTGTTGAGACATATTCGGAGGTTGCATAAGATGTGGATTTTGGAAATGCGATTGACCCGGCATTGGTTGGGATTGTGATATTTGTGGTTGTTGAATTTGTCCTTGATTTGGAGGTAATTGGGGCATATTTTGGTTTAGAGGCATCTGATTCTGCATGGGAATATTTTGGCCCGGCATCATTGGTTGACCATGTCCTGGTAAAGATGACTGTCCCGGCATTTGCGCTCCCTGTGGCATATTAGGCATCGTAGTAGACACTTGTGGATTTTGAGCATTGACCGGATATCCAGAGACAGCTATTGACGGGTTGTTGTTAAGTTGATTGCCTTGGGTATGGGGCATTCTCATGTTCATTTGCATGCCGTACATGTTATTAGCATTGCTTTGATGCGGCATATTCGGTTGAGGCATCGTCATGGGAGGCATCATGGTATTGGGGGGTTGTGATTGGTTAGGAATATTTTTAGGCATTTGGTTAGGAAGGTTAGGTTGAGTTTGACCTGGAGGGACGTTGGGCATCATTTGATGCATACCAGGTTGTGGCCGCATCTGTTGCATTTGCTGCATCATCATCTGCTGTTGCATGGGATGCTGTTGTCCCATGGGGCGCATATTGGGTTGGGTCATGGGGACTTGGACAGGGGGAACCTGTGTCAAGGTAGCTGCCGAGTTCGACATTGTGAAGGTGTTGCTCATTTGGGGCATAGACTGAGAGATGGTTCCCATTTGACCGACATTCATGGGCATGTTTGGTTGGGACATTTGGGGTTGGCCAGGGAGATTTGAGTTGTCACTCTGAGCCATTTGAGGATGGAATTGAGGGTTGTACATCATTTGGTTAGGAAACCCTGGCTGAAACTGATGCATGGACATGCCGGGCATATAGAAACCACTGCTTGACATTCTGTATTGGTGCTTTTGCTGCTCTTGGCGCATTTGCATTTCACGCTCTTGTTCCTGAAAGTACGCAAGGCCAAcgttaaatatattctaaggttttatatatttaaccaGTTACTGTCTTCTTAAATCTAGAAATATCAAAATGGTAATTATGAAGCTGTTGCAGTGTTAATTAGAACTACACAATGATATTGATAACaagttatataacatttcatACATTATCTAAtctcatatatttaaataaataaatatgattggacaattcacaccaattgccctagtcccatgctaagctggtgaagcttgtgttatgggtactaggcaacggatatacatacatattatagagagatagacatataaatacatatttaaacacccaagacctaagcacaacaccaaatgctcatcacatcgatgttcgtctcagccggggatcgaacccgggacccatggatttgcagttcactaaccactagaccaatgagccgtcataaaaatattattaaagtaataaatatatatgcacACAGACTACGTAAACGCTTACTTGCACTCGTTGCAAGGCGAGCTGTCGTTGATATTGCAGATACTCGTGTTTCTTCTTCCTCATAGCCTGCAATTTAGTCGCCATTTGCATTTGTCGCTGTCGCTCAGCCGCTTCAGCCGCTTGAGCGAGTCGCGCTGCGTGTTCCGCTCGTAACGTGTCCAATGCAGCGCGACTATCGCGCACTTGACTTATTTTATCCTAAAAGAGAAAGCCATCATACTTAGAGTAACGgttttattgtttcttagtaaataaaaaataaatgagttATCATCCTTCTGTGACTCCGACGATTAGGTCTACGGTATACCGGATTCAGTCATTTACATAgcgtcgctgtagaatgataacctcgtatgtccagagaaccaaacataacaggaaacgaataaaaaaattcatttcgtcaatgtttgttaaaaaattattataatttttgtccatagttttggCTGGTAAAAAggtcttattattaataacataaataagtcctaGCTTCATTAGATTACACtagttaaatgacataagagtctaagaataaaaaatgtttttttgacatacgaggttatcattctagtGACGATAGTACGattattaaatgcgcacatagaaaagtcTATTTGGCTGAGAGTTACACGCTTTTGCCACTagggaaattaattaaaatattctcaGGCAAACTTCAATATTCCAGTTACAATGTTCCAGTATTTCACAAAATGTGCATCTGATATGACAAATATGATTTGTATAGTAGGTATATGCTatgtaatgttaaaatatcCCAAAAACGAGACACCCAACCAacacgataatttttttttaaattatggatTGAATTACGCCTGCAAACATTTTTATCATTCGAAATAAACATGACTTACTTGTAAGCTCTCCAAATAAACACGTTTATCGTCTTGCTGttgaatatatttcaaaagctTCGAATGCATCGTGGTTATATTCATGAAAAGAGTCTGTACTGACGAGTCGTTTGCAATAGATCGTCctctgataaaaaataaatttaattcacctatttatttattataccatAAATACGCAAAAACAAAGAGCAAGCACGGTGAATGTCATGAGGGTGGATGAGAAGTTTGTCAGCTtctctcgcttcatccacCGTAGCAAATGGAGATCTGTGGTCTCTGCCTACCCATCCCTTCGGGAAAGAGGCGTGAGtgtatagataaattaaaCCGCGCCACTTTCATAGTGTAAcatataaatttcatataaaaatacaccGTATTGTactgtttaataatgttataatttttagatcCATTTTTCTATCTCAAATCTCAATgataataattcaagaataaaaCTATAAGAACATTCTTATTCGTTTTTAACGTGATATTAACGTTAATTAATGGTCAGCGTTAGTTATtatcgttatttaaaaatgttaataggACTGAAACGTGAAATGTTAAAACATACGTggaattatgaaataaaactagAAAGTTACCAAACTCACCAAACCAAACGAAATTAGCCTTACTTTAAGCAACCTTTGAAGACTAGAGAATTAgcaagttattattttttatttcttaaaaaacttaaattgatTCAAAATTTAGCTACCGCATAATTCTTCATGCAAAATCTCGTTTTATCACTTACATACCACAACGACAACCTCTATTAGAAAGGCATACAAACCGCGATGAATTGCTCTTCATACGATTGACAAATATCTCGACTTGCGACTTGAGATTCTCCACAAACTCATCTATTTCTTTATCTTCGGGTTCGTCATCTTGCGTCTTAACGGTGGGAGGCTTTACGAAATCctaaaagaattataaaacttaGAACTTGCCTACACAATATACCTAGTAGTCCCAAccaataattgttatataggTTTTCTAACATTGTctgcaaattatttaataaaataatgtttaactaTAGGCTACTTgacagtataaaaaataaagtgtttttgatatattatatatgtttaaaacaagGCGTTTAAAAGCGTTATGCAGCAATGTCAAAGCAAGTCACATGACACAAAACGGTCAGAGTTAATCGAGTTGGAGTTTAATATGATCGGAGACTATATCTTGATCGAAATATATGTGTATTTCCGTAATTTGCGTATTAAATCTTAATTAGAGAATGattactgaataaattcaaaactctttttaaacgtaaattaatcaataaagttttttataagcgattatttaaatgatcctaatccttggcaTTGATTTGCTacaattcaaacaatttgtatgactcaaaacttggcttCTTGCTCGCTCCACACCCTTGACTTGctaactggtagtaaatgtaagttaagaatcaatttaacatcttttctgttgacgttcataagtgtacttgtttgcctatatgaataaagttgttTTGAATTTGTCAAATAGCCGATTGCTTACATGTAGGTAAATTATGGTATAATTGCAACATTTTACTTCCTAAGAGGACTGGATCAACCTCATACCTTAGACTACAGCTGGCTTCACTGCACTTAAGTATACATAGTTCATCCAGGACTCATAAAATTTATCAGAATACAAAAAAGGAAGGAAATAATGTACGGCAAGTATAAAGCTTACCGCGttcaaaaacaattaacaaaCGAATATTCCAACCTCATTAAAAGTAGCTATACTTAACAGTCTCATAGTTGCCGACAAGGTCTTAGTTTCAAATCTCCTGCTGGGCTAAAACTACGCATTACTAAGAAGAAATTCAATAGTGGCCCCAAGTAACATCCGTCCCATCATGGTATGAGATTTAAGGAAGATTACAATTATACCTGCGTTGCTGACTACTCCCATAGATATTAAACGCCCTAGActagaaaacatatatatcataaatagCATACTCACATCAATATTATCATTGGTGCCGTGAGACGAAGGTGCGGTTGGCGCGGAAGTGTTGGATAGGCGTTGCTCCCAATAGTTTCTATCCAGATAGCGGGACAACTCTGAATTCCCAGTTGTACTGTGTTCTGGAGATGGGCTTACCGAAGAAGGCGATGGtgatactaaaatatattaataagaataaaatccAAAATGAAATGGGTTCGGGGCTTCTAATCTATTGTTTTTGGTCCACGTGCAATGAATGAGTACATtcacaaaactttttaagtatCCACAGCTGTATATGAACGTTATGTCTAAAAAACATCTGCAAATAGTTTAAATCAAAAGAAGATAACGGATTTTTAAGCGTAGTTTAGttcattaatatgtaataaaataataggtaCTACAAAACTTAAGTTGAATTGTTATTCAATTTCAACTCTACAAATCGAAAAATACTGTTAGATATTGCGCCTCTGAAAGTCGAAACTTCACCAGTTAAATCATAAGTACTAAGTTCTTGTTAAGTCGAAAACTCGTGAACTTGATTTTTTTGCATTGCCCTTGACATTCGAGTTATAGATTCCActatacttttataatatactataatcAAATCTTTGTTAATCTAAAGACattgttgttttaatatttgtaaggGCTTATGTTAGTCCACAGTgcattaattacatataacatatgaataagatttatatctatttaataaattatatctaatagGAAACTtcacaaattatattacatgtaGGATGTGAAGTCGGCTCTGGCGCTATAAAGGTACGCGATCGCCTCTCTTTCTCCTTCTCTTTCTGCTCCGCCTCAGACTGACTTAGAGCAAGAGCTAGCTGCAACTCCTCTTCCTCTTGTAGCTCCTCTGCACTTTTACCTGGCTTTTTCTGCTGTAAAATCagtaagataataaataattattaaagtaaatatttgtaactgGTGGCTATATAGGttggtaaagaaaaatatactatgcacaattaaatatatt
Coding sequences within it:
- the LOC125049927 gene encoding hepatocyte growth factor-regulated tyrosine kinase substrate-like isoform X4 encodes the protein MFRATLFDKLLDKATSNLRLDPDWPSILQICDLIRQNDCSPKYAVPAVKKKLYSQNPHQAMFALLTLESIVKNCGSGVHDEVTSKVFCEMLRDLVKTTQHENLKNKILELIQAWAFAFRNNPKYRAVQDTVNILKAEGHKFPPLKESDAMFSADTAPEWADGEVCHRCRVAFSLIVRRHHCRACGQVFCQQCSSKTSTLPKFGIEKEVRVCDACFDKVSRPPSSTAKIEINDPSSDYGPAPAPQKKPGKSAEELQEEEELQLALALSQSEAEQKEKEKERRSRTFIAPEPTSHPTLSPSPSSVSPSPEHSTTGNSELSRYLDRNYWEQRLSNTSAPTAPSSHGTNDNIDDFVKPPTVKTQDDEPEDKEIDEFVENLKSQVEIFVNRMKSNSSRGRSIANDSSVQTLFMNITTMHSKLLKYIQQQDDKRVYLESLQDKISQVRDSRAALDTLRAEHAARLAQAAEAAERQRQMQMATKLQAMRKKKHEYLQYQRQLALQRVQEQEREMQMRQEQQKHQYRMSSSGFYMPGMSMHQFQPGFPNQMMYNPQFHPQMAQSDNSNLPGQPQMSQPNMPMNVGQMGTISQSMPQMSNTFTMSNSAATLTQVPPVQVPMTQPNMRPMGQQHPMQQQMMMQQMQQMRPQPGMHQMMPNVPPGQTQPNLPNQMPKNIPNQSQPPNTMMPPMTMPQPNMPHQSNANNMYGMQMNMRMPHTQGNQLNNNPSIAVSGYPVNAQNPQVSTTMPNMPQGAQMPGQSSLPGHGQPMMPGQNIPMQNQMPLNQNMPQLPPNQGQIQQPQISQSQPMPGQSHFQNPHLMQPPNMSQQNPQMNPGAPIVQNMPNQSVQQINPNNMVPSSVLQHLHPSQSMQQGQPMGPQNQQLPQNMQQPPNLPHNMQPPPNMPLQHMQQQPPNMPPQNMQQQPPNMPLQNIQQQPQNMQQQPPNMAPQSMQQQPQNMQQQPQNMQQQPSNVPPQNMQQIPNMPHQNLQQPPSMQQHANMPQQNMQQPMKMQQNFGNNPQNPQTVANQSQQVQTLMNKSESNNNTAELISFD
- the LOC125049927 gene encoding hepatocyte growth factor-regulated tyrosine kinase substrate-like isoform X3; the protein is MFRATLFDKLLDKATSNLRLDPDWPSILQICDLIRQNDCSPKYAVPAVKKKLYSQNPHQAMFALLTLESIVKNCGSGVHDEVTSKVFCEMLRDLVKTTQHENLKNKILELIQAWAFAFRNNPKYRAVQDTVNILKAEGHKFPPLKESDAMFSADTAPEWADGEVCHRCRVAFSLIVRRHHCRACGQVFCQQCSSKTSTLPKFGIEKEVRVCDACFDKVSRPPSSTAKIEINDPSSDYGPAPAPQKKPGKSAEELQEEEELQLALALSQSEAEQKEKEKERRSRTFIAPEPTSHPTLSPSPSSVSPSPEHSTTGNSELSRYLDRNYWEQRLSNTSAPTAPSSHGTNDNIDDFVKPPTVKTQDDEPEDKEIDEFVENLKSQVEIFVNRMKSNSSRGRSIANDSSVQTLFMNITTMHSKLLKYIQQQDDKRVYLESLQDKISQVRDSRAALDTLRAEHAARLAQAAEAAERQRQMQMATKLQAMRKKKHEYLQYQRQLALQRVQEQEREMQMRQEQQKHQYRMSSSGFYMPGMSMHQFQPGFPNQMMYNPQFHPQMAQSDNSNLPGQPQMSQPNMPMNVGQMGTISQSMPQMSNTFTMSNSAATLTQVPPVQVPMTQPNMRPMGQQHPMQQQMMMQQMQQMRPQPGMHQMMPNVPPGQTQPNLPNQMPKNIPNQSQPPNTMMPPMTMPQPNMPHQSNANNMYGMQMNMRMPHTQGNQLNNNPSIAVSGYPVNAQNPQVSTTMPNMPQGAQMPGQSSLPGHGQPMMPGQNIPMQNQMPLNQNMPQLPPNQGQIQQPQISQSQPMPGQSHFQNPHLMQPPNMSQQNPQMNPGAPIVQNMPNQSVQQINPNNMVPSSVLQHLHPSQSMQQGQPMGPQNQQLPQNMQQPPNLPHNMQPPPNMPLQHMQQQPPNMPPQNMQQQPPNMPLQNIQQQPQNMQQQPPNMAPQSMQQQPQSMQQQPQNMQQQPQNMQQQPSNVPPQNMQQIPNMPHQNLQQPPSMQQHANMPQQNMQQPMKMQQNFGNNPQNPQTVANQSQQVQTLMNKSESNNNTAELISFD
- the LOC125049927 gene encoding hepatocyte growth factor-regulated tyrosine kinase substrate-like isoform X2; translation: MFRATLFDKLLDKATSNLRLDPDWPSILQICDLIRQNDCSPKYAVPAVKKKLYSQNPHQAMFALLTLESIVKNCGSGVHDEVTSKVFCEMLRDLVKTTQHENLKNKILELIQAWAFAFRNNPKYRAVQDTVNILKAEGHKFPPLKESDAMFSADTAPEWADGEVCHRCRVAFSLIVRRHHCRACGQVFCQQCSSKTSTLPKFGIEKEVRVCDACFDKVSRPPSSTAKIEINDPSSDYGPAPAPQKKPGKSAEELQEEEELQLALALSQSEAEQKEKEKERRSRTFIAPEPTSHPTLSPSPSSVSPSPEHSTTGNSELSRYLDRNYWEQRLSNTSAPTAPSSHGTNDNIDDFVKPPTVKTQDDEPEDKEIDEFVENLKSQVEIFVNRMKSNSSRGRSIANDSSVQTLFMNITTMHSKLLKYIQQQDDKRVYLESLQDKISQVRDSRAALDTLRAEHAARLAQAAEAAERQRQMQMATKLQAMRKKKHEYLQYQRQLALQRVQEQEREMQMRQEQQKHQYRMSSSGFYMPGMSMHQFQPGFPNQMMYNPQFHPQMAQSDNSNLPGQPQMSQPNMPMNVGQMGTISQSMPQMSNTFTMSNSAATLTQVPPVQVPMTQPNMRPMGQQHPMQQQMMMQQMQQMRPQPGMHQMMPNVPPGQTQPNLPNQMPKNIPNQSQPPNTMMPPMTMPQPNMPHQSNANNMYGMQMNMRMPHTQGNQLNNNPSIAVSGYPVNAQNPQVSTTMPNMPQGAQMPGQSSLPGHGQPMMPGQNIPMQNQMPLNQNMPQLPPNQGQIQQPQISQSQPMPGQSHFQNPHLMQPPNMSQQNPQMNPGAPIVQNMPNQSVQQINPNNMVPSSVLQHLHPSQSMQQGQPMGPQNQQLPQNMQQPPNLPHNMQPPPNMPLQHMQQQPPNMPPQNMQQQPPNMPLQNIQQQPQNMQQQPPNMAPQSMQQQPQNMQQQPQNMQQQPQNMQQQPQNMQQQPSNVPPQNMQQIPNMPHQNLQQPPSMQQHANMPQQNMQQPMKMQQNFGNNPQNPQTVANQSQQVQTLMNKSESNNNTAELISFD